A single window of Agromyces sp. Leaf222 DNA harbors:
- a CDS encoding Na+/H+ antiporter subunit A → MITSLAIFAAVSVLTPWLTRRLGRRVFAVIALVPAATFVVLLTWLPGVIAGTPVVESVPWIPELDIALSFRMDALALILSLVVTGIGALVLLYCTWYFADDEPALGRFASLLLAFAGVMLGLVTSDDVFVLFTFWEATSVLSYLLIGHYTGRKESRGAALQALTVTTFGGLAMLVGLVLLAVAGGTTSLSELIANPVTGAAAEWGIALVLVGAISKSALVPFHFWLPAAMAAPTPVSAYLHAAAMVKAGVYLVARLAPGYADLSVWHPIVIALGVFTMLVGGWRALRQYDLKLLLAYGTVSQLGFLVLVTGFGTRDAALAGIALLLAHAMFKATLFLTVGIVDHAAGTRDWRKLSGLGRRMPVITVIAGLAAASMAGIPPLLGFVAKEGVLTAFLDATAEGGAIAIWAWIALIGSVAGSVLTFAYTSRFLWGAFSTKPDVAPTPLHAPGAAIAIAPATLAVASLVAAFAISFIEPLLAAYADELPGPHDMHLALWHGFEPALFISLGIFAVGALLVWARREVARLQAAVVPMVDSSRGYLGIVSAVDRTAAAVTTAIQARGLPGYLTIIVAVFIGGLGTATILNSAWPADIRLWDFTSQPFIAFVMCVAAIAAVIVRQRMAAVLLVSVTGYGLVLLFGMSGAPDLALTQALVETIVIVVFVLVLRRLPKQIAQRNPPVHKLARGIIGGLAGLVMGVIGLVALGARIEPTIAGGLPALALEAHGKNIVNVMLVDIRAWDTLGEISVLVAVATGVASLIFVSGRTGGAPRLDDVDLGLDRRDRMRPLPEPASSIRAPRTSLANTSGETDAAGEAASTRQTWLLAGRTISPRNRSILIEVLVRLLFHPAIVVSVFLLFVGHNAPGGGFAGGLLAGLALVARYLAGGRYELGEAAPVDAGRLLGTGLLLAAGTATASLFFSGIPLESAWFETEVPVLGTISIGTSTLFDIGVYLVVVGLVLDILRSLGGEVDRQQEHADDDVDDPEPAPTEGARA, encoded by the coding sequence ATGATCACCAGCCTCGCGATCTTCGCCGCCGTCTCGGTGCTCACGCCGTGGCTCACGAGACGCCTCGGTCGCCGGGTCTTCGCCGTCATCGCCCTGGTGCCCGCCGCGACCTTCGTCGTGCTGCTGACGTGGCTGCCCGGCGTGATCGCCGGCACGCCCGTCGTCGAGTCGGTCCCGTGGATCCCCGAGCTCGACATCGCCCTGAGCTTCCGCATGGACGCGCTCGCGCTGATCCTCTCGCTCGTCGTCACCGGCATCGGCGCGCTGGTGCTGCTCTACTGCACGTGGTACTTCGCCGACGACGAGCCGGCGCTCGGCCGCTTCGCCTCGCTGCTGCTCGCGTTCGCCGGCGTGATGCTCGGCCTCGTCACCTCAGACGACGTGTTCGTGCTCTTCACGTTCTGGGAGGCCACGAGCGTGCTCTCGTACCTCCTCATCGGCCACTACACGGGCCGCAAGGAGAGCCGCGGTGCCGCACTGCAGGCGCTCACGGTCACGACGTTCGGCGGGCTCGCGATGCTCGTCGGCCTCGTGCTGCTCGCCGTCGCCGGAGGCACGACCTCGCTCTCCGAGCTCATCGCGAACCCCGTCACGGGCGCCGCGGCCGAGTGGGGCATCGCCCTCGTGCTCGTCGGCGCGATCTCCAAGAGCGCACTCGTGCCGTTCCACTTCTGGCTCCCGGCCGCGATGGCCGCCCCGACCCCGGTGAGCGCGTACCTGCACGCGGCGGCGATGGTCAAGGCCGGCGTCTACCTGGTCGCGCGCCTCGCCCCCGGGTACGCCGACCTCTCGGTGTGGCATCCGATCGTCATCGCACTCGGCGTCTTCACCATGCTCGTCGGCGGATGGCGCGCCCTCCGCCAGTACGACCTGAAGCTGCTGCTCGCCTACGGCACCGTGAGCCAGCTCGGGTTCCTCGTGCTCGTCACCGGGTTCGGCACGCGCGACGCGGCGCTCGCGGGCATCGCGCTGCTCCTCGCGCACGCCATGTTCAAGGCGACCCTGTTCCTCACGGTCGGCATCGTCGACCATGCCGCCGGCACCCGCGACTGGCGCAAGCTCTCGGGGCTCGGGCGACGCATGCCCGTGATCACCGTGATCGCGGGCCTCGCAGCCGCGTCGATGGCGGGCATCCCGCCCCTGCTCGGGTTCGTGGCGAAGGAGGGCGTGCTGACGGCGTTCCTCGACGCCACCGCCGAGGGCGGGGCGATCGCGATCTGGGCGTGGATCGCCCTGATCGGCTCGGTCGCCGGATCGGTGCTCACGTTCGCGTACACCTCGCGCTTCCTCTGGGGGGCCTTCTCGACGAAGCCCGACGTCGCGCCGACGCCGTTGCACGCACCGGGTGCGGCGATCGCGATCGCCCCGGCGACGCTGGCCGTCGCGAGCCTCGTCGCGGCGTTCGCGATCTCGTTCATCGAACCGCTGCTCGCGGCCTACGCCGATGAGCTGCCGGGTCCCCACGACATGCATCTCGCGCTCTGGCACGGGTTCGAGCCCGCCCTGTTCATCTCACTCGGCATCTTCGCCGTCGGCGCGCTGCTGGTGTGGGCCAGGCGCGAGGTCGCGCGCCTGCAGGCGGCCGTCGTGCCGATGGTCGACTCGAGCCGCGGGTACCTCGGCATCGTGTCGGCCGTCGACCGCACGGCGGCAGCCGTCACGACCGCCATCCAGGCCCGCGGCCTGCCCGGCTACCTCACGATCATCGTCGCGGTGTTCATCGGCGGGCTCGGCACGGCGACGATCCTCAACTCGGCGTGGCCCGCCGACATCCGCCTCTGGGACTTCACGTCGCAGCCGTTCATCGCGTTCGTGATGTGCGTGGCGGCGATCGCGGCCGTCATCGTGCGACAGCGCATGGCCGCGGTGCTGCTCGTGAGCGTCACCGGCTACGGACTCGTACTCCTGTTCGGCATGTCGGGCGCACCCGACCTCGCCCTCACGCAGGCGCTCGTCGAGACCATCGTGATCGTCGTCTTCGTGCTCGTGCTGCGGCGGCTGCCCAAGCAGATCGCCCAGCGCAATCCTCCGGTGCACAAGCTCGCCCGCGGCATCATCGGCGGCCTGGCGGGTCTCGTCATGGGCGTGATCGGGCTCGTCGCCCTCGGCGCCCGCATCGAGCCGACCATCGCCGGCGGCCTTCCGGCGCTCGCCCTCGAGGCGCACGGCAAGAACATCGTGAACGTGATGCTCGTCGACATCCGCGCCTGGGACACGCTCGGCGAGATCTCGGTGCTCGTCGCCGTCGCCACGGGCGTCGCGAGCCTCATCTTCGTCTCGGGCCGCACGGGCGGCGCGCCCCGCCTCGACGACGTCGACCTCGGCCTCGACCGCCGCGACCGCATGCGTCCGCTGCCCGAGCCGGCGTCGAGCATCCGGGCGCCCCGCACGAGCCTGGCGAACACCTCGGGCGAGACGGATGCCGCGGGCGAGGCCGCGTCGACGCGCCAGACGTGGCTGCTCGCGGGCCGCACGATCTCGCCGCGCAACCGCTCGATCCTCATCGAGGTGCTCGTGCGCCTGCTCTTCCACCCGGCGATCGTCGTCTCGGTGTTCCTGCTCTTCGTCGGGCACAACGCCCCGGGCGGCGGGTTCGCGGGCGGATTGCTCGCCGGGCTCGCGCTCGTGGCGCGCTACCTCGCCGGCGGCCGCTACGAGCTCGGCGAGGCCGCGCCCGTCGACGCCGGGCGCCTGCTCGGCACGGGCCTGCTGCTCGCCGCCGGAACGGCCACGGCGTCGCTGTTCTTCAGCGGCATCCCGCTCGAGTCGGCCTGGTTCGAGACCGAGGTGCCGGTGCTCGGCACGATCTCGATCGGCACGTCGACGCTGTTCGACATCGGCGTGTACCTCGTGGTCGTCGGCCTCGTGCTCGACATCCTCCGCTCGCTCGGCGGCGAGGTCGACCGGCAGCAGGAGCACGCCGACGACGACGTCGACGACCCCGAGCCCGCTCCGACCGAGGGGGCGCGCGCATGA
- a CDS encoding Na+/H+ antiporter subunit E, whose product MTTGPSTDSVPTVNRWWSVWRQLPLLVALVALWCFLWDHIDLLTVVSGILLAVLVTRTLYLPPVLLSGRFNPWRGLLLGLRMMFDVVVASLQVAWFSINPWWKPMNSIIAVQLLTRSDLVTTLTAEAISVVPGTVVVDIDRERGLLYLHALGTRTEADLERTHRDVLGTEERIVLAIGTHAQAASVREARRERRRQRREGLPRDIRSKEER is encoded by the coding sequence ATGACGACCGGCCCGTCGACCGACTCGGTGCCCACCGTCAACCGGTGGTGGAGCGTCTGGCGGCAGCTGCCGCTGCTCGTCGCGCTCGTGGCCCTCTGGTGCTTTCTCTGGGATCACATCGACCTGCTCACGGTCGTCTCGGGCATCCTGCTCGCCGTCCTGGTGACGCGCACCCTCTACCTGCCGCCCGTGCTGCTCAGCGGCCGCTTCAACCCGTGGCGGGGCCTGCTGCTCGGCCTCCGCATGATGTTCGACGTCGTCGTCGCCTCGCTGCAGGTCGCGTGGTTCTCGATCAACCCGTGGTGGAAGCCGATGAACTCGATCATCGCCGTGCAACTGCTCACGCGGTCCGACCTCGTGACGACCCTCACGGCCGAGGCGATCTCGGTCGTGCCCGGCACGGTCGTGGTCGACATCGACCGTGAGCGCGGGCTGCTCTACCTGCACGCCCTCGGCACGCGCACCGAAGCCGACCTCGAACGCACCCACCGCGACGTGCTCGGCACCGAGGAGCGCATCGTGCTCGCCATCGGCACGCACGCCCAGGCCGCGTCGGTGCGAGAGGCCAGGCGCGAACGGCGCCGGCAGCGCCGCGAGGGGCTGCCCCGCGACATCCGTTCGAAGGAGGAGAGATGA
- a CDS encoding SGNH/GDSL hydrolase family protein — MLVLIGAAGCAAIVAAPIALGATLPLSGAPGGTHSASPSSGSPSPMPSPTPTPIPTPAVTAPSVADLPANARALIVGDSFTEGYGATSASANWATIAASSLGWRATIDGVGGTGFTKTTATDGSTDVGFRQRLLAEARTGSDYDLIVLQGGLNDLEATAEAEYTAVQQAVRAARTQWPDAVVVVFGPAEPIAQGTARLVHLATIRTASESAGAVFIDPSSPRAWITERNSDLLDLGDGLHLNDSGYAYLAARFVAAFLAVSDLD; from the coding sequence GTGCTCGTCCTCATCGGCGCGGCCGGTTGCGCGGCGATCGTCGCGGCACCCATCGCGCTCGGCGCGACGCTGCCCCTGTCGGGCGCACCGGGCGGAACGCACTCGGCGTCGCCGTCGAGCGGGTCGCCCTCCCCCATGCCCTCCCCCACGCCGACCCCGATCCCGACGCCTGCCGTGACCGCCCCCTCCGTGGCCGACCTGCCGGCGAACGCCCGTGCGCTCATCGTCGGCGACTCGTTCACGGAGGGCTACGGAGCCACCTCCGCATCGGCGAACTGGGCGACCATCGCCGCGAGCTCCCTCGGGTGGCGCGCCACGATCGACGGTGTCGGAGGCACCGGCTTCACGAAGACGACGGCGACCGACGGATCCACGGACGTCGGATTCCGGCAACGGCTGCTGGCCGAGGCGCGCACCGGGTCGGACTACGACCTGATCGTGCTGCAGGGCGGGCTCAACGACCTGGAGGCCACTGCCGAAGCGGAGTACACGGCGGTGCAGCAGGCCGTGCGGGCGGCCCGCACGCAATGGCCCGACGCCGTCGTCGTCGTGTTCGGACCGGCCGAGCCGATCGCCCAGGGCACGGCCCGTCTCGTGCACCTCGCCACCATCCGCACGGCGAGCGAGTCGGCCGGTGCCGTGTTCATCGATCCCTCGAGCCCGCGGGCCTGGATCACGGAGCGCAACAGCGACCTGCTCGACCTCGGCGACGGCCTGCACCTGAACGACTCCGGGTACGCGTACCTCGCAGCGCGGTTCGTCGCGGCGTTCCTCGCGGTATCCGACCTCGACTGA
- a CDS encoding YdeI family protein, whose protein sequence is MASPIGTPGGTPERPAIFFADAAEFRAWLEANHETAPELWMGLYKKHVDEAGLTWAEAVPEALCFGWIDSVSQRIDDDARRQRWSPRKPTSIWSAVNLAHVERLTAEGRMRPAGQAAYERRRAERTAVYSHEAGDVQLPPEAEARLEADAAASAFWALATGSYRRMAIHWVLTAKQEATRERRLVQLIDDCAAGRLVPPQRFGTTPKWVERAAEAARRAADGAAGGGAAGDGSDSGGGSDSGDER, encoded by the coding sequence ATGGCCTCCCCGATCGGCACCCCCGGCGGCACGCCCGAGCGCCCGGCGATCTTCTTCGCCGATGCCGCCGAGTTCCGCGCATGGCTCGAGGCGAACCACGAGACCGCGCCCGAGCTGTGGATGGGCCTCTACAAGAAGCACGTCGACGAAGCCGGGCTCACCTGGGCCGAGGCCGTGCCGGAGGCGCTCTGCTTCGGGTGGATCGACTCGGTTTCGCAGCGCATCGACGACGACGCCCGGCGCCAGCGCTGGAGTCCGCGCAAGCCCACGAGCATCTGGTCGGCGGTGAACCTCGCCCACGTCGAGCGGCTCACCGCCGAGGGCCGCATGCGCCCGGCCGGGCAGGCCGCCTACGAGCGGCGGCGGGCAGAGCGAACGGCCGTCTACTCGCACGAGGCGGGCGACGTGCAGTTGCCGCCCGAAGCCGAGGCCAGGCTCGAGGCCGACGCCGCGGCATCCGCCTTCTGGGCCCTGGCGACCGGCTCGTATCGGCGTATGGCGATTCACTGGGTGCTCACCGCGAAGCAGGAGGCCACGCGCGAGCGCCGTCTCGTGCAGCTCATCGACGACTGCGCCGCCGGGCGTCTCGTGCCCCCGCAGCGCTTCGGCACCACGCCGAAGTGGGTCGAGCGTGCGGCCGAGGCGGCGCGCAGAGCCGCCGATGGTGCGGCGGGCGGCGGTGCAGCGGGCGATGGTTCCGACAGCGGCGGCGGTTCCGACAGCGGCGACGAGCGCTGA
- a CDS encoding acyltransferase: MPAARSRLRSLDGLRGLAALIVLVHHSLLVVPGLAAPYFGQPAEPGVTWLLVHTPLHLLWGGTEAVYLFFILSGLVLSLAARSSSFSWGSYFPSRIVRLYVPVVAAVVLAAVVIALLPRSGPTESIWLAGRGDAYPLRSMFADMLLIGGPSGIVSPLWSLEWEVLFSLLLPVYLYAGRRMPAWLQAVAAIALSTLGALVSLPALMYLPMFALGVALASGWERIAEILGRMPRRVAIPVWTVTVTGALLLTNSYWMLLPFTSAGIARAVTMPLILAGVAILIVAAVHAGLPNRILSSRPLLFLGTISFSLYLVHEPLVIAIGHLVPRPFLTVLIAVPVSLVVAVVFYRVVERPAHILAKRVRDHAAREVVLAA, encoded by the coding sequence ATGCCTGCTGCCCGGAGCCGTCTGCGGTCGCTCGACGGCTTGCGCGGACTCGCAGCGCTGATCGTGCTCGTGCACCACTCGCTGCTGGTCGTCCCCGGCCTCGCCGCCCCGTACTTCGGCCAGCCCGCCGAGCCCGGCGTGACCTGGCTCCTCGTGCACACCCCGCTGCACCTGCTGTGGGGCGGCACCGAGGCCGTGTACCTCTTCTTCATCCTGTCGGGCCTCGTGCTGTCGCTGGCCGCGCGGTCGTCGTCGTTCTCGTGGGGCTCGTACTTCCCGTCGCGCATCGTGCGCCTCTACGTGCCGGTCGTCGCCGCGGTCGTCCTGGCGGCCGTCGTGATCGCGTTGCTCCCCCGCAGCGGGCCGACCGAGAGCATCTGGCTCGCCGGGCGAGGCGACGCGTACCCGCTTCGCTCGATGTTCGCCGACATGCTGCTCATCGGCGGCCCGAGCGGCATCGTCAGCCCGCTGTGGTCGCTGGAGTGGGAGGTGCTGTTCTCGCTCCTGCTCCCCGTCTACCTCTACGCCGGTCGGCGCATGCCCGCGTGGCTGCAGGCCGTCGCGGCGATCGCGCTCTCCACGCTGGGTGCGCTCGTGAGCCTCCCGGCGCTCATGTACCTCCCGATGTTCGCGCTGGGTGTCGCCCTCGCCTCCGGGTGGGAGCGCATCGCCGAGATCCTGGGTCGCATGCCACGTCGGGTCGCGATCCCGGTGTGGACCGTCACGGTGACGGGCGCGCTCCTGCTCACGAACTCCTACTGGATGCTCCTGCCGTTCACGAGCGCCGGCATCGCGCGTGCGGTGACCATGCCGCTCATCCTCGCGGGCGTCGCGATCCTGATCGTCGCCGCGGTGCACGCGGGGCTCCCGAACCGCATCCTGTCGTCGCGACCGCTGCTGTTCCTCGGCACGATCTCGTTCAGCCTGTACCTCGTGCACGAGCCGCTCGTGATCGCGATCGGCCACCTCGTTCCGCGCCCGTTCCTGACGGTGCTCATCGCGGTTCCGGTGTCGCTCGTCGTCGCCGTGGTGTTCTATCGGGTGGTCGAACGTCCGGCGCACATCCTGGCGAAGCGCGTGCGCGATCACGCCGCTCGCGAGGTCGTGCTCGCGGCCTGA
- a CDS encoding Na+/H+ antiporter subunit D, translating into MTAALVPLVVLLPLLGAASALILGRHRRAQMLVSTAVLAGVVVIASVLLAVVDAGEPIAVTVGGWPAPFGIVLVVDRLSAIMLLVSAIVLLVVLVYAVGQGVADRHRETPVSIFHPSYLILSAGVFNAFIAGDLFNLYVGFEILLSASYVLLTLGGTGERIRAGVTYIIVSLVSSLFFLSAIALIYGATGTANIAQLSVRIGALPDQVQLILHLLLLIAFGIKAAVFPLSFWLPDSYPTAPAPVTAVFAGLLTKVGVYAIIRTETVIFSEQDLSLLLMVVGGLTMVIGILGALTQADIKRLLSFTLVSHIGYMIFGIALGTQLGMAATIYYVVHHITVQTTLFLTTGLIERFGGATSINRLAGLLKASPFLAILFFIPALNLGGIPPFSGFLGKTGLFLAGGEQAAADPATAWLVWTVVAAGAITSLITLYALTRFWNMAFWRRREELDGYESVLLGSVQEAPEGATVTETKTTPKLMVAATTVLVVVTVLLTVFAGPLFGFADRAAENLIDPSVYVSLVFPGGVR; encoded by the coding sequence ATGACCGCCGCGCTCGTGCCCCTCGTGGTGCTGCTGCCCCTCCTCGGCGCGGCATCCGCCCTGATCCTCGGACGCCACCGGCGTGCGCAGATGCTCGTCAGCACCGCGGTGCTCGCGGGCGTCGTCGTGATCGCGTCGGTGCTGCTCGCGGTCGTCGATGCCGGCGAGCCGATCGCCGTGACCGTCGGAGGCTGGCCGGCGCCGTTCGGCATCGTGCTCGTCGTCGACCGGCTCTCGGCGATCATGCTGCTCGTGTCGGCCATCGTGCTGCTCGTGGTGCTCGTGTACGCCGTCGGGCAGGGCGTCGCCGACCGGCACCGGGAGACGCCGGTGTCGATCTTCCACCCGAGCTACCTGATCCTGTCGGCCGGCGTGTTCAACGCGTTCATCGCCGGCGACCTGTTCAACCTCTACGTCGGGTTCGAGATCCTGCTGTCGGCGAGCTACGTGCTGCTGACGCTCGGCGGCACGGGCGAGCGCATCCGCGCCGGCGTCACGTACATCATCGTGAGCCTCGTCTCGTCGCTCTTCTTCCTCAGCGCGATCGCGCTCATCTACGGTGCGACCGGCACCGCGAACATCGCGCAGCTGTCGGTGCGCATCGGCGCGCTGCCAGACCAGGTGCAGCTGATCCTGCACCTGCTGCTGCTCATCGCGTTCGGCATCAAGGCCGCCGTATTCCCGCTCTCGTTCTGGCTGCCCGACTCGTACCCGACGGCGCCTGCGCCGGTCACGGCCGTGTTCGCCGGCCTGCTCACGAAGGTCGGCGTCTACGCGATCATCCGCACCGAGACCGTGATCTTCTCCGAGCAGGACCTCTCGTTGCTGCTCATGGTCGTGGGCGGGCTGACGATGGTCATCGGCATCCTCGGTGCGCTCACCCAGGCCGACATCAAACGACTGCTCTCGTTCACGCTCGTCAGCCACATCGGCTACATGATCTTCGGCATCGCGCTCGGCACCCAGCTCGGCATGGCCGCGACGATCTACTACGTCGTGCACCACATCACGGTGCAGACGACGCTGTTCCTGACGACCGGGCTCATCGAGCGGTTCGGCGGGGCGACCTCGATCAACCGGCTCGCCGGGCTGCTGAAGGCCTCGCCGTTCCTCGCGATCCTGTTCTTCATCCCCGCGCTGAACCTCGGCGGCATCCCGCCGTTCTCGGGCTTCCTCGGCAAGACCGGGCTCTTCCTCGCCGGCGGCGAGCAGGCCGCGGCCGACCCGGCGACGGCCTGGCTCGTCTGGACCGTCGTCGCGGCGGGCGCGATCACCTCGCTCATCACGCTCTACGCCCTCACGAGGTTCTGGAACATGGCGTTCTGGCGCCGGCGCGAGGAGCTCGACGGCTACGAGTCGGTGCTGCTCGGATCCGTGCAGGAGGCTCCCGAGGGCGCCACGGTCACCGAGACGAAGACCACGCCCAAGCTCATGGTCGCGGCGACGACCGTGCTCGTGGTCGTCACGGTGCTGCTCACCGTGTTCGCCGGCCCGCTGTTCGGATTCGCCGACCGTGCGGCAGAGAACCTCATCGACCCGTCGGTCTACGTCTCGCTCGTCTTCCCCGGGGGTGTGCGATGA
- a CDS encoding GDSL-type esterase/lipase family protein, translating into MPARRRIRYALGATAAAFALVATTFFGAAGAQAAAPPPPSIAALGDSISQAYDACGYRACPTYSWSTGSVASVNSHASRIRAAGVPALVVSNNSVVAVKAAGLQAQAQLAVTKQAQYVTVQIGANDACTPTVATMTPVAAFEASVLAALTTINQGSPNTKVFVASIPNLKRMWELSKGKAGARLIWAAGRICQSMLVKPTSTAAADVARRDQVQARANEFNAALARVCTPARNCSFDGNAVANYVFTASQVSTLDYFHPSIAGQAKLAEITWPLTPYGAP; encoded by the coding sequence GTGCCCGCTCGTCGTAGGATCCGATACGCACTGGGTGCGACCGCCGCGGCGTTCGCACTCGTCGCCACGACGTTCTTCGGGGCCGCCGGAGCGCAGGCCGCGGCGCCGCCGCCACCGTCGATCGCGGCACTGGGCGACTCGATCTCGCAGGCGTACGACGCGTGCGGATACCGTGCGTGCCCGACCTACAGCTGGTCCACGGGCAGCGTCGCCTCGGTCAACTCGCACGCGTCGCGCATCCGCGCCGCCGGCGTGCCCGCGCTCGTCGTCAGCAACAACTCGGTCGTCGCGGTGAAGGCGGCGGGCCTGCAGGCGCAGGCGCAGCTCGCGGTGACCAAGCAGGCGCAGTACGTCACGGTGCAGATCGGCGCGAACGACGCCTGCACCCCGACGGTCGCGACCATGACCCCGGTCGCCGCGTTCGAGGCGTCGGTGCTCGCCGCGCTGACGACGATCAACCAGGGCTCGCCGAACACCAAGGTGTTCGTCGCGAGCATCCCGAACCTGAAGCGCATGTGGGAGCTCAGCAAGGGCAAGGCGGGCGCGCGGCTGATCTGGGCCGCCGGTCGCATCTGCCAGTCGATGCTCGTCAAGCCGACGAGCACGGCCGCGGCCGACGTGGCGCGCCGCGACCAGGTGCAGGCGAGGGCGAACGAGTTCAATGCCGCCCTCGCCCGGGTCTGCACGCCCGCGAGGAACTGCTCGTTCGACGGCAATGCGGTCGCGAACTACGTGTTCACGGCGAGCCAGGTATCGACGCTCGACTACTTCCATCCGAGCATCGCGGGCCAGGCCAAGCTCGCCGAGATCACGTGGCCGCTCACCCCGTACGGCGCCCCCTGA
- the mnhG gene encoding monovalent cation/H(+) antiporter subunit G — MSAAEIAVGLLIVVSGFLSMAAGIGIVRFPDVLTRLHAATKPQVLGLAAVLVAIVVQVPTWGVLTTVVLIMTFQLLTQPMTAHMLGRAAYRSDHVRRDLLIEDELDRDIAAHDQEGSR; from the coding sequence GTGAGCGCCGCCGAGATCGCCGTCGGCCTGCTCATCGTGGTGAGCGGGTTCCTGTCGATGGCCGCCGGCATCGGCATCGTGCGGTTCCCCGACGTGCTCACCCGCCTGCACGCGGCGACCAAGCCGCAGGTGCTCGGGCTCGCCGCGGTGCTCGTCGCGATCGTCGTGCAGGTGCCCACCTGGGGCGTGCTGACGACCGTCGTGCTCATCATGACGTTCCAGCTGCTGACGCAGCCGATGACGGCGCACATGCTCGGGCGCGCGGCCTACCGCAGCGACCACGTGCGCCGCGACCTGCTCATCGAGGACGAGCTCGACCGCGACATCGCCGCGCACGACCAGGAGGGTTCGCGCTGA
- a CDS encoding sodium:proton antiporter, translating into MTGSLTLVVLMAVMFGAGISIMLERSLTRVLIGFLLVGNAVNVLIYLMSGAPGLAPILGEGVDAGEISDPLPQAFVLTAIVINLGITAFMLALIYRSWWLAQLGAKGDLIDDEEEDLHDAEEAADLIRISAADDAAIQELIEASDEEPDEDLEFEAAARDRAEQAPADRDRDRTEGEGDR; encoded by the coding sequence ATGACCGGCTCCCTGACCCTCGTGGTGCTCATGGCCGTCATGTTCGGCGCGGGCATCTCGATCATGCTCGAGCGCAGCCTGACGCGGGTGCTCATCGGGTTCCTGCTCGTCGGCAACGCCGTCAACGTGCTCATCTACCTGATGAGCGGGGCGCCCGGGCTCGCGCCGATCCTCGGCGAGGGCGTCGATGCCGGCGAGATCTCCGACCCGCTGCCGCAGGCGTTCGTGCTCACCGCGATCGTCATCAACCTCGGCATCACGGCGTTCATGCTCGCCCTCATCTACCGCTCCTGGTGGCTCGCTCAGCTCGGCGCCAAGGGCGATCTCATCGACGACGAGGAGGAAGACCTGCACGACGCCGAAGAGGCGGCCGACCTCATCCGCATCTCCGCCGCAGACGACGCCGCGATCCAGGAGCTCATCGAGGCGAGCGACGAGGAGCCAGACGAGGACCTCGAGTTCGAGGCCGCCGCCCGCGACCGGGCCGAGCAGGCCCCCGCAGACCGTGACCGCGACCGCACCGAAGGGGAGGGCGACCGATGA
- a CDS encoding monovalent cation/H+ antiporter complex subunit F yields MSFLTLASIAAGIMFGIGAIAAVIRIIRGPSILDRALATDVLLAIAICALGAEMAVNRHTDTLVVLLVLAMFAVVGSISIARYMGKQDAS; encoded by the coding sequence ATGAGCTTCCTCACGCTCGCGAGCATCGCCGCGGGCATCATGTTCGGCATCGGCGCGATCGCCGCCGTCATCCGCATCATCCGCGGCCCGTCGATCCTCGATCGAGCGCTCGCGACCGACGTGCTGCTCGCGATCGCGATCTGCGCGCTCGGCGCCGAGATGGCCGTGAACCGGCACACCGACACGCTCGTCGTCCTGCTCGTGCTGGCGATGTTCGCAGTGGTCGGGTCGATCTCGATCGCGCGCTACATGGGAAAGCAGGATGCCTCGTGA
- a CDS encoding enoyl-CoA hydratase/isomerase family protein, translating into MIEITVADGVAEIVLNAPEKLNALDERGLDELTAAYAEAERLAEAGDVRALVLRGEGRAFCAGRDISGVDPRDDDVLGYLGGRVQPLLERMAAFPAPTFAIAHGACLGVGLGLLVASDIVYVADTAKIGSPFANLGATLDSGGHALFVERLGAHRTMDLIVTGRLMTGAEAVAAGLFSQAFPADEVTDATRSAARAAASGATQAFIASKALVASLRDDRLGLWASMADENRAQAALCDTDDYREGFAAFQQKRRPVFTGRV; encoded by the coding sequence ATGATCGAGATCACCGTGGCCGACGGCGTCGCCGAGATCGTGCTGAACGCCCCCGAGAAGCTCAACGCACTCGACGAGCGGGGGCTCGACGAGCTCACCGCCGCCTACGCCGAGGCCGAGCGCCTCGCCGAGGCCGGCGACGTGCGCGCCCTCGTGCTGCGCGGCGAGGGCCGGGCGTTCTGCGCCGGCCGCGACATCTCGGGCGTCGACCCGCGCGACGACGACGTGCTCGGCTACCTCGGCGGCCGAGTGCAGCCGCTGCTCGAGCGCATGGCCGCGTTCCCGGCGCCCACCTTCGCGATCGCGCACGGCGCGTGCCTCGGCGTCGGGCTCGGACTGCTCGTGGCGAGCGACATCGTCTACGTCGCCGACACCGCGAAGATCGGCTCGCCGTTCGCGAACCTCGGCGCGACCCTCGACTCCGGCGGGCACGCGCTCTTCGTCGAGCGGCTCGGCGCGCACCGCACCATGGACCTCATCGTCACCGGCCGCCTCATGACGGGCGCCGAGGCGGTCGCGGCCGGGCTGTTCTCGCAGGCGTTCCCCGCCGACGAGGTGACGGATGCCACCCGCTCCGCGGCCCGCGCCGCGGCCTCCGGGGCCACGCAGGCGTTCATCGCCTCGAAGGCGCTCGTCGCGTCGCTCCGCGACGACCGGCTCGGACTCTGGGCGTCGATGGCCGACGAGAACCGCGCCCAGGCGGCGCTCTGCGACACCGACGACTACCGCGAGGGCTTCGCCGCGTTCCAGCAGAAGCGTCGGCCGGTCTTCACCGGTCGCGTCTGA